From a single Mycolicibacterium moriokaense genomic region:
- a CDS encoding CocE/NonD family hydrolase, with the protein MTAVSDSTTASPAAGKFKTFTGRTLSRVLHLPPRTCDYTVHPVRVPMRDGVELLADHYAPTTATPAGTLLVRCPYGRGFPFNTVFAGVYAARGYHVVFQSVRGTFGSGGKFEPMANEVADGADTVDWLRNQPWFTGSFATIGLSYLGFTQWALLTDPPPEMKAAVITVGPHDVSGPRWGTGSFGLNDFLGWSDLVAHQEDPRLLGVIHQLRARRALARATKGLPTADAGRALLGDRAPWWEEWLNHPEADDPYWESRHLRDALKRTDIPVLLVGGWQDLFLEQTLAQYDALKRRGVDVAVTIGAWTHTHVMYKGAPRVIRESLDWLGAHLGGQGTSRSPVRVEIKGKGWIDLPEWPPAMPERVLYLQPTGRLGDAAPPDTAPPSRFTYNPVDPTPTIGGRLLAPEAGYRKDDKLAERPDVLCFTGDRLPTDLYVVGTPVIELSHSCDNPYHDLFVRISEVDAKGVSRNVSDGYRRSPTTSAGTDTVRIELDPTAHRFRAGSRIRVLVAGGSHPRFVRNLGTAEPMATGRELMVSTHTVHLGDGGVSRLVLPAGPEPPSGR; encoded by the coding sequence GTGACCGCCGTATCCGATTCCACGACTGCATCGCCGGCCGCGGGAAAGTTCAAGACGTTCACCGGCCGGACGTTGAGCAGAGTTCTGCACCTACCACCCCGAACGTGCGACTACACCGTGCACCCCGTGCGGGTACCGATGCGCGACGGTGTCGAATTGCTCGCCGACCACTATGCGCCGACGACCGCCACCCCGGCGGGAACGCTGTTGGTGCGCTGCCCGTACGGCCGGGGTTTCCCCTTCAACACGGTTTTCGCCGGCGTGTACGCCGCACGCGGCTACCACGTCGTATTCCAAAGCGTGCGTGGCACATTCGGCTCCGGCGGCAAGTTCGAGCCAATGGCCAACGAGGTCGCCGACGGCGCGGACACCGTCGACTGGTTGCGCAACCAGCCGTGGTTCACCGGCTCCTTCGCGACCATCGGTCTGTCGTACCTCGGCTTCACTCAGTGGGCCCTGCTCACCGACCCGCCGCCGGAGATGAAGGCCGCCGTCATCACGGTCGGTCCGCACGATGTCAGCGGCCCCCGCTGGGGCACCGGCTCCTTCGGGCTCAACGACTTCCTCGGCTGGAGTGACCTCGTTGCCCACCAGGAGGATCCTCGGCTGCTCGGCGTGATCCACCAGCTGCGCGCACGGCGTGCGCTGGCGCGCGCCACCAAGGGGCTCCCCACGGCGGATGCCGGGCGCGCGCTGCTGGGCGACCGCGCACCGTGGTGGGAGGAGTGGCTGAACCATCCCGAGGCCGACGACCCGTACTGGGAATCCCGGCATCTCCGGGATGCGCTGAAGCGCACCGACATCCCGGTGCTGTTGGTCGGCGGCTGGCAGGACCTGTTCCTGGAGCAGACGCTGGCGCAGTACGACGCGCTCAAGCGCCGCGGCGTCGACGTCGCGGTCACCATCGGCGCGTGGACCCACACGCATGTCATGTACAAGGGCGCGCCGAGGGTGATCCGCGAATCGCTCGACTGGCTCGGCGCCCACCTCGGCGGTCAGGGCACGTCGCGCAGCCCGGTGCGTGTCGAGATCAAGGGGAAGGGCTGGATCGACCTGCCTGAGTGGCCGCCGGCGATGCCCGAACGCGTGCTCTACCTGCAGCCCACCGGCCGGCTGGGCGACGCGGCTCCGCCGGACACGGCGCCCCCGAGCCGGTTCACCTACAACCCCGTGGACCCGACGCCGACGATCGGCGGCCGGCTGCTCGCCCCGGAAGCCGGCTATCGCAAGGACGACAAACTGGCCGAACGGCCCGACGTGCTGTGCTTCACCGGCGACCGGCTGCCGACCGATCTGTACGTCGTCGGCACCCCGGTGATCGAGCTGTCCCATTCGTGTGACAACCCGTATCACGATCTGTTCGTGCGCATCAGCGAAGTGGACGCCAAGGGCGTGTCCCGCAACGTGAGCGACGGATACCGCCGCAGCCCAACGACTTCGGCTGGTACTGACACCGTTCGCATCGAACTCGACCCGACCGCGCACCGATTCCGCGCCGGCTCGCGCATCCGGGTCCTGGTCGCCGGGGGCTCACATCCGCGGTTCGTGCGTAACCTCGGCACCGCCGAACCGATGGCCACCGGCCGTGAGCTGATGGTGTCGACGCACACGGTGCACCTCGGGGACGGCGGCGTATCGCGGCTCGTGCTGCCCGCGGGCCCGGAGCCGCCTTCCGGTCGCTGA
- a CDS encoding sulfotransferase family protein, whose product MASPDELMAAAVERTGLNDFGDDSFREGLEILARALRDEARLNARGEAFIYDRLGLHLCQRLQVEDWYRRHPEIDDEPIDAPLFGLGLPRTGSTALSFLLARDPHIRYLRSWESTRPCPPPSTVRGEDPRIPPDQRPVTVGTRHHVPNDVQGPMECLDLMALDFTSQMFQAFAQIPSYSDWLLERADFTSTYRYERRVLKLLQWGEPRRPWRLKSPAHVISLDYLDRVFPDARFVMTHRDPTDVMLSVVDVYADIVGGFSDDVDHSYLGDLNVRQWSTGMDRVLKFRAAGADDRFYDIDFRAMQHDPIGEVCRLYAWLGEPVTDEFEDGMRAWWTQNAENREPHPKADPEVFGLDLNAIRPRFAAYVNTFLGASHAD is encoded by the coding sequence GTGGCATCACCGGACGAGCTGATGGCCGCCGCCGTCGAGCGCACCGGGCTGAACGACTTCGGCGACGATTCGTTTCGCGAGGGCCTGGAGATCCTGGCGCGTGCCCTGCGCGACGAGGCGCGACTGAACGCCAGGGGCGAGGCGTTCATCTACGACCGTCTAGGTCTGCATCTGTGCCAGCGCCTGCAGGTCGAGGACTGGTACCGCAGGCATCCCGAGATCGACGACGAGCCGATCGACGCGCCGCTGTTCGGCCTCGGCCTGCCCCGCACCGGATCGACCGCGCTGTCGTTCCTGCTGGCCCGCGATCCGCACATCCGTTACCTGCGCAGCTGGGAATCCACGCGCCCGTGCCCGCCGCCCTCGACGGTGCGCGGCGAGGATCCGAGGATCCCGCCCGATCAGCGGCCGGTCACCGTCGGGACCCGCCATCATGTACCCAACGACGTTCAGGGGCCGATGGAATGCCTCGACCTGATGGCGCTCGACTTCACATCGCAGATGTTCCAGGCGTTCGCGCAGATTCCGTCCTACTCCGACTGGCTGCTCGAACGCGCCGACTTCACCTCCACCTACCGCTACGAGCGGCGCGTGCTGAAGCTGCTGCAGTGGGGTGAGCCGAGGCGACCGTGGCGGCTGAAGTCGCCTGCGCACGTGATATCCCTCGACTACCTCGACCGGGTGTTCCCAGACGCCCGTTTCGTGATGACGCACCGCGACCCGACCGACGTGATGCTCTCGGTCGTCGACGTGTACGCCGACATCGTCGGGGGATTCAGCGACGACGTCGACCATTCCTACCTCGGTGATCTCAACGTCAGGCAATGGTCGACGGGCATGGACCGGGTACTGAAGTTTCGGGCGGCCGGTGCCGATGATCGCTTCTACGACATCGACTTTCGCGCGATGCAGCATGACCCGATAGGCGAGGTGTGTCGGCTGTACGCCTGGCTGGGCGAGCCGGTGACCGATGAGTTCGAGGATGGCATGCGCGCCTGGTGGACCCAGAACGCCGAGAACCGGGAGCCGCATCCGAAGGCCGACCCCGAGGTATTCGGCTTGGACCTCAACGCAATTCGGCCGCGGTTCGCCGCCTACGTCAACACCTTCCTGGGAGCCTCGCATGCCGATTGA
- a CDS encoding metallophosphoesterase family protein, giving the protein MTRDGRQPTLWAISDLHTGHTGNKPVTESLYPSTPDDWLIVAGDVGERTDEIHWALDLLRKRFAKVIWVPGNHELWTTNRDPMQIFGKARYDYLVNICDEMGIITPEHPFPVWTEEGGPATIVPMFLLYDYTFLPQGATTKAEGLAIARERNVVGTDEFLLSPEPYATRDAWCRDRVASTRKRLEDLDWMTPTVLVNHFPLVREPCEAMFYPEFSLWCGTTATADWHTRYNAVCSVYGHLHIPRTTWYDGVRHEEVSVGYPREWRRRKPYRWLRQVLPDPKYAPGYLNEFGGHFEITQEMRDHAQKVQERIKARQP; this is encoded by the coding sequence GTGACACGTGATGGCCGGCAGCCCACCCTCTGGGCGATCAGCGACCTGCACACCGGTCACACGGGCAACAAGCCCGTCACCGAGTCGCTCTACCCGTCCACCCCCGACGACTGGCTGATCGTCGCCGGCGACGTCGGCGAGCGCACCGACGAGATCCACTGGGCACTGGACCTGCTGCGGAAACGCTTCGCGAAGGTGATCTGGGTGCCCGGTAACCACGAGCTATGGACCACCAACCGCGATCCGATGCAGATCTTCGGCAAGGCCCGCTACGACTATCTCGTCAACATCTGCGACGAGATGGGCATCATCACCCCGGAGCACCCGTTTCCGGTGTGGACCGAAGAGGGCGGTCCGGCGACCATCGTGCCGATGTTCCTGCTGTACGACTACACGTTCTTGCCGCAGGGGGCGACGACCAAGGCGGAGGGTCTGGCCATCGCCCGTGAGCGCAACGTCGTAGGCACCGACGAGTTCCTACTGTCGCCCGAACCCTACGCCACCCGCGATGCGTGGTGCCGCGATCGAGTAGCCTCCACGCGCAAGCGGCTCGAGGACCTCGACTGGATGACGCCGACCGTCTTGGTGAACCATTTCCCGCTGGTGCGCGAACCCTGCGAGGCGATGTTCTATCCCGAGTTCTCGCTGTGGTGCGGCACGACGGCCACCGCCGACTGGCACACCCGCTACAACGCGGTGTGCTCGGTGTACGGGCACCTGCACATCCCGCGCACCACCTGGTATGACGGGGTACGCCACGAAGAGGTCTCCGTCGGCTATCCGCGGGAATGGCGCCGCCGCAAGCCCTATCGGTGGCTCCGTCAGGTGCTGCCGGATCCGAAGTACGCGCCCGGGTATCTCAACGAGTTCGGCGGGCACTTCGAGATCACCCAGGAGATGCGCGACCACGCCCAGAAGGTGCAGGAGCGGATCAAGGCCAGGCAGCCATGA
- a CDS encoding DUF3558 domain-containing protein, which translates to MVAKLRVLAALCALVAAVVVVGQSNTGGPLQVRAADIPMTNVTTSIKYPVVETVDPDPFNPCRDIPLDAVGALGLAFTPPSPEEGLRCKYDAGNYQMTIEAFVWKKFEESLPADAVQLDIDGHRAAQWWVMKPTDWNNRWWITCAMAFDTSYGMIQQTLFYSPIYSNPAPDCMQTNLQRAHDLIPYYKFQGDHDTSQ; encoded by the coding sequence ATGGTCGCCAAGCTGCGCGTTCTCGCAGCATTGTGTGCGCTGGTCGCGGCGGTGGTCGTGGTGGGCCAGTCCAATACGGGCGGCCCCCTGCAGGTGCGCGCCGCCGACATTCCGATGACCAACGTCACAACCAGCATCAAGTACCCGGTCGTCGAGACCGTCGATCCGGACCCGTTCAATCCGTGCCGCGACATTCCGCTCGATGCCGTCGGGGCGCTGGGCCTCGCGTTCACGCCGCCGTCGCCCGAGGAGGGGCTGCGGTGCAAGTACGACGCAGGCAACTATCAGATGACCATCGAGGCGTTCGTGTGGAAGAAGTTCGAGGAGAGCCTGCCCGCCGACGCCGTCCAGCTCGACATCGACGGTCACCGCGCCGCGCAGTGGTGGGTGATGAAGCCGACCGACTGGAACAACCGGTGGTGGATCACCTGCGCGATGGCGTTCGACACCAGCTACGGCATGATCCAGCAGACGCTGTTCTACTCGCCGATCTACTCCAACCCGGCACCCGACTGCATGCAGACCAACCTGCAGCGCGCCCACGACCTGATCCCCTATTACAAGTTCCAGGGCGACCACGACACTAGTCAGTGA
- a CDS encoding TetR/AcrR family transcriptional regulator, producing MGEASIANRRTYDNRARRQKAAQTRERIVTAGSELVQSFDSWNWRDLTFKAVAERAGVGERTVYRHFPTERHLHDAVMQRLESEAGVSYEDVDLTNIGDVTARVFAALQRFSVHASVETTQDPTFVGVEARRRDALMRAVSAAAPHWSATQQRAAAGLLDALWHVPTYERLVGVWGVDGAAATRAIDWLMTQVVTAITDDNPPPA from the coding sequence ATGGGGGAGGCGTCAATAGCGAATCGACGGACGTACGACAACCGCGCGCGTCGGCAGAAGGCGGCCCAGACCAGGGAACGCATCGTCACGGCGGGCAGCGAGTTGGTGCAGTCCTTTGATTCCTGGAACTGGCGGGACCTGACGTTCAAGGCGGTGGCCGAGCGCGCCGGCGTCGGCGAGCGGACCGTGTACCGGCACTTCCCCACCGAACGGCACCTGCACGACGCGGTCATGCAGCGGCTGGAGTCCGAGGCGGGTGTGTCCTACGAGGACGTCGACCTGACCAACATCGGCGACGTCACCGCCCGTGTATTCGCTGCACTGCAACGGTTCTCGGTGCACGCATCCGTCGAAACGACGCAGGACCCGACCTTCGTCGGCGTCGAGGCGCGCCGACGGGATGCGCTGATGCGGGCGGTGTCGGCGGCCGCCCCCCACTGGTCGGCCACGCAACAGCGGGCGGCTGCGGGCCTGCTCGACGCGCTCTGGCACGTGCCCACCTACGAACGACTGGTCGGGGTGTGGGGCGTCGACGGCGCCGCCGCGACCCGCGCGATCGACTGGCTGATGACACAGGTCGTCACGGCAATCACCGACGACAACCCACCACCTGCGTAG
- the truB gene encoding tRNA pseudouridine(55) synthase TruB: MTEAGLVIVDKPAGMTSHDVVGRCRRIFGTRKVGHAGTLDPMATGVLVVGIDRATKILGMLTATDKSYAATIRLGQTTSTEDAEGEVLQTVSAAHVTEAQIQEAVAALRGEIDQIPSAVSAIKVGGQRAYKLTREGQTVELEPRRVRIDRFDVLDVRRDGDLIDVEVEVDCSSGTYIRALARDVGDALAVGGHLTALRRTRVGNFGLDQAVLLDEMAEQPRLSHSLDEACLLTFARRDLSAEEAEDARHGRALQPAGIDGTYAATAPDGQVIALLRDEAARTRSVVVLRPATL, encoded by the coding sequence ATGACCGAAGCCGGACTCGTCATCGTCGACAAGCCGGCGGGCATGACCAGTCATGACGTCGTCGGCCGCTGCAGGCGCATCTTCGGCACCCGAAAGGTCGGGCACGCAGGCACTCTCGACCCGATGGCCACCGGAGTCCTTGTCGTCGGCATCGACCGTGCCACCAAGATCCTCGGCATGTTGACCGCAACCGACAAGTCGTACGCCGCAACGATCCGGCTGGGCCAGACCACGTCCACCGAGGACGCCGAAGGCGAAGTGCTGCAAACGGTTTCGGCCGCCCATGTGACCGAGGCGCAGATCCAGGAGGCGGTGGCCGCGCTGCGCGGCGAGATCGACCAGATCCCGTCGGCCGTCAGCGCCATCAAGGTCGGCGGCCAGCGCGCCTACAAGCTGACGCGCGAAGGACAGACCGTCGAACTCGAGCCGCGCAGGGTCCGCATCGACCGGTTCGACGTGCTCGACGTGCGACGCGACGGCGACCTGATCGACGTCGAAGTCGAGGTCGACTGTTCCAGTGGGACGTACATCCGCGCCCTGGCCCGCGATGTCGGCGACGCGCTCGCGGTCGGTGGACACCTCACCGCGCTGCGACGCACCCGCGTCGGAAACTTCGGGCTGGATCAGGCGGTACTCCTCGACGAGATGGCCGAGCAGCCGCGTCTTTCCCATTCGCTCGACGAGGCGTGTCTGCTCACGTTCGCGCGCCGCGACCTCAGCGCCGAGGAGGCCGAGGACGCCCGGCACGGCAGGGCACTGCAACCGGCCGGCATCGACGGGACCTACGCGGCGACGGCGCCCGACGGGCAGGTGATCGCATTGTTGCGTGACGAAGCGGCACGCACGCGATCGGTCGTCGTGCTGCGACCAGCGACGCTGTAA
- the mntR gene encoding manganese-binding transcriptional regulator MntR, translating to MVAQDYLKVIWTAQEWSHEKVSTKMLAERIGVSASTASESIRKLADQGLVDHEKYGAVTLTAAGRAAALAMVRRHRLMETFLVRELGYSWDEVHDEAEVLEHAVSDTMLDRIDAKLGHPTRDPHGDPIPAADGHVPTPDARQLSICRDGDTGVVARISDADPEMLRYFDSVGISLDSRLMVLARRDFAGMISVAVKPAGSGEHEKGTTVELGSPAAEAIWVVS from the coding sequence ATGGTCGCCCAGGATTACCTCAAAGTCATCTGGACCGCGCAGGAGTGGTCGCACGAGAAGGTCAGCACCAAGATGCTGGCCGAGCGGATCGGAGTGTCCGCGAGCACCGCGTCGGAGTCCATCCGCAAGCTGGCCGACCAGGGACTCGTCGATCACGAGAAGTACGGCGCCGTGACGCTGACGGCCGCGGGCCGCGCCGCCGCGCTCGCGATGGTGCGCAGGCACCGGTTGATGGAGACCTTCCTCGTCCGCGAGCTCGGCTACAGCTGGGACGAGGTGCACGACGAGGCCGAGGTGCTCGAGCACGCCGTGTCCGACACCATGCTGGACCGCATCGACGCCAAGCTCGGCCACCCGACCCGCGACCCGCACGGCGACCCGATTCCCGCCGCCGACGGCCACGTGCCGACCCCCGATGCACGTCAGCTGTCGATCTGCCGTGACGGCGACACCGGAGTCGTCGCCCGGATCTCGGACGCCGATCCGGAGATGTTGCGGTACTTCGACAGCGTCGGCATCAGCCTGGACTCGCGGCTGATGGTGCTGGCTCGTCGCGACTTCGCAGGCATGATCTCCGTCGCCGTCAAGCCCGCCGGTTCGGGCGAGCACGAAAAGGGCACCACGGTAGAGCTGGGAAGCCCTGCCGCAGAAGCGATCTGGGTCGTCAGCTAG
- a CDS encoding bifunctional riboflavin kinase/FAD synthetase produces the protein MQRWRGQDEIPTDWGRCVVTIGVFDGVHRGHQELINHAVKAGRSRGVPTVLMTFDPHPMEVVFPGSHPAQLTTLARRAELVEEMGIDVFLVMPFTPDFMKLTPERYIHELLVERLHVVEVVVGENFTFGKKAQGNVNLLRKAGERFGFAVEGMTLVSEHHRDETVTFSSTYIRSCVDAGDVVAASEALGRPHRVEGVVVRGDGRGKVLGFPTANVAPPMYSAIPADGVYAAWFTVLGHGPIAGSVVPGERYQAAVSVGTNPTFSGRTRTVEAFVLDTSADLYGQHVAVDFVARIRGQEKFAKVEDLVTAMGADTERARAILATQ, from the coding sequence GTGCAGCGCTGGCGGGGACAAGACGAGATCCCGACGGACTGGGGCCGATGTGTGGTCACCATCGGCGTGTTCGACGGGGTGCACCGGGGCCATCAGGAGCTGATCAATCACGCGGTGAAGGCGGGCCGGTCGCGCGGCGTGCCGACGGTGTTGATGACCTTTGATCCGCATCCCATGGAGGTCGTCTTCCCCGGCAGCCATCCGGCCCAGCTGACGACGCTGGCGCGGCGCGCCGAACTGGTCGAGGAAATGGGCATCGACGTGTTCCTGGTCATGCCGTTCACCCCGGATTTCATGAAGCTGACGCCCGAGCGCTACATCCATGAACTGCTGGTCGAGCGCTTGCACGTCGTCGAGGTCGTGGTGGGCGAGAACTTCACGTTCGGCAAGAAGGCCCAGGGCAACGTCAACCTGCTGCGCAAAGCGGGCGAGCGGTTCGGCTTCGCCGTCGAGGGCATGACGTTGGTTTCCGAACACCACCGCGACGAGACCGTCACGTTCTCGTCGACATACATCCGCTCGTGCGTCGACGCCGGCGACGTCGTCGCCGCCAGTGAGGCTCTCGGGCGTCCCCACCGCGTCGAGGGTGTGGTGGTCCGCGGCGACGGGCGCGGCAAGGTGCTGGGCTTCCCGACCGCCAACGTCGCCCCGCCGATGTACTCGGCCATCCCCGCCGACGGCGTCTACGCGGCCTGGTTCACCGTGCTCGGCCACGGACCCATCGCGGGAAGCGTCGTCCCAGGTGAGCGCTATCAGGCGGCGGTGTCGGTGGGTACCAATCCGACGTTCTCGGGGCGGACCCGCACCGTCGAGGCGTTCGTGCTCGATACGTCGGCAGACCTCTACGGCCAGCATGTGGCCGTCGATTTCGTCGCGCGCATCCGCGGTCAGGAGAAGTTCGCCAAGGTCGAGGACCTGGTCACGGCGATGGGCGCCGACACCGAGCGAGCCCGCGCCATCCTCGCCACCCAGTGA
- the pptT gene encoding 4'-phosphopantetheinyl transferase PptT, which produces MTVMATLLSGVLPGDAEALAAAEMYADPPELKPLPEEEPLIAKSVAKRRNEFITVRYCAREALSELGVAPVPILKGEKGEPCWPDGIVGSLTHCEGFRGAAVGRHDEVRSVGIDAEPHDVLPNGVLEAVSLPRERSELRALPHGLHWDRILFCAKEATYKAWFPLTKRWLGFEDAHITFDVDDSGTSGGFESRILIDPAALSGPPLETLQGRWSVRDGLALTAIVL; this is translated from the coding sequence ATGACGGTCATGGCCACCCTGCTGTCGGGCGTGCTGCCCGGTGACGCGGAGGCGCTCGCCGCCGCCGAGATGTACGCGGACCCACCGGAACTCAAGCCGCTGCCAGAAGAAGAGCCGCTGATCGCCAAGTCGGTGGCCAAGCGGCGCAACGAGTTCATCACCGTGCGCTACTGCGCACGCGAGGCGCTGTCCGAACTGGGTGTCGCTCCGGTGCCGATTCTCAAGGGGGAGAAGGGCGAACCGTGTTGGCCCGACGGCATCGTCGGCAGCCTCACCCACTGCGAGGGTTTTCGCGGCGCGGCCGTGGGCCGACACGACGAGGTTCGTTCGGTGGGCATCGACGCCGAGCCGCACGACGTCCTCCCGAACGGAGTCCTCGAGGCCGTCAGCCTGCCGAGGGAGCGCTCCGAACTGCGCGCGCTGCCGCACGGACTGCACTGGGATCGAATCCTGTTCTGCGCGAAGGAGGCCACCTACAAGGCGTGGTTTCCGCTGACGAAGCGTTGGCTGGGATTCGAGGACGCGCACATCACGTTCGACGTCGACGACAGCGGCACCTCGGGTGGTTTCGAGTCACGGATCCTGATCGATCCCGCAGCCCTTTCGGGTCCACCGCTGGAGACGCTGCAGGGCCGCTGGTCGGTGCGCGACGGGTTGGCGCTCACGGCGATAGTGCTATGA
- a CDS encoding DUF1802 family protein — translation MAETATLTQPALKEWSAAVHGLLDGRQTVLLRKGGIHEKRFALTASRFLFFPTVAHSHAERVRPEHRDLLDASAADSTDGEIIVRAGAKVVAAVEVGRPANLDEIESLHIWTADSVRADRLDFRPKHRLTVLVVQACPLREPIRLERTPEYAGCKSWVSLPVEPDWAPPVHADGALQELAEKVRQAVA, via the coding sequence GAGCGCGGCGGTGCACGGTCTGCTCGACGGCCGACAAACCGTGCTGCTGCGCAAGGGCGGGATCCACGAGAAGCGGTTCGCGCTCACGGCTTCGCGTTTTCTGTTCTTTCCGACGGTGGCGCACAGCCACGCCGAGCGAGTACGGCCGGAGCACCGCGACCTGCTCGATGCGTCGGCCGCAGACAGCACCGACGGCGAGATCATCGTGCGCGCCGGGGCGAAAGTCGTTGCCGCCGTTGAGGTCGGCAGGCCGGCGAACCTCGACGAGATCGAGTCCCTGCATATCTGGACGGCCGATTCGGTGCGGGCCGACCGGCTGGACTTCCGGCCCAAGCACCGCCTCACAGTGCTCGTGGTGCAGGCGTGTCCGCTGCGCGAACCGATCCGTCTGGAACGCACACCCGAGTACGCGGGATGCAAGAGCTGGGTCTCCCTACCCGTCGAGCCCGACTGGGCGCCGCCGGTACACGCAGATGGCGCGCTTCAAGAACTCGCCGAGAAGGTCCGCCAAGCCGTCGCCTGA